ggggagcggcctattgcctcttcatgaagatctgcgctgttgttcagcgctaCGCAGTTTGgaaattactatttttgccatattacatacagcggaccaataTTCTTCGGACTCTATCATAATATcgactaggttatcagccgtaattggcttccccaccctagtgcttagTTCCCCCCTTTCTAAcgcaaatcgcggacagacaaacaaaacatgttctgcgtcttctgcagttggtgcacaatgagaacagtacgggtcgtcttcgtgcttaaacctgTATAAGTAGGATTTGAAGCACCCATGTCCtgtcagtatttgggtcaggtagtaatctaactgtccatgttcacggttaacccatttggaaataatgggaatcaaacggtacgtccagcgtccgttgGGAGACGAGCTCCATTTTTCCTGCCATAAACGCTGGCTGCGCTCCCTTGCTATCCTGCGTATTGTCGGtcgttctgaagtagctttgttttggtaaacttcagcgtactcttttgccattaaatttattgggagtagacctgctataaccataatggcgtcttccgataccgtgcgaaacgcgcagcacactctgagggcactcaATCGGTACACCGATTTCATACACTTCACATACGAGCTGTAGTTTGTGGCTTCCGCCCATGCCGGAGCAGCGTACAGCAAAATCGATGAGACTACAGTATTAAGAAGTCTCCTGCTgttttgcctagggcctctAATATTCATCATTAGTCGTGTTAGCGCAGTTACTGCTTCTGCCGCCCTGCTGCTCGCGTACACCAAGTGCTCTTTGAAATTGAGCCTACGGTCAATTATTACGCCCAGGTACTTAATGAATGGCTTCGTTTCTATACCATGGTCGCCCACCATTATATTAGCTGACTCCACAATCTTCCTGCTGCTAATTAATACAGCTTCAGTTTTATGGTCCGCAAGAGTTAGACCACTGTTACATAACCATCTCTTTACCATACCGACAGCCCGGTTGCATGTTTCTTCGGCTCGACGGAGTGTTTTGGCCACGACCACAACAGCTATGTCGTCAGCAAATCCAATGATTTGCGACCCTAGAGGCAGACTGAGGCGCAAGACTCCATCGTACATGACGTTCCAAAGTAAGGGTCCCAggactgagccttgtggaactccgccagttattttgTGCTCTTTTACCCCAGCATCGGTTTTATAGCGCAGTGTTCTGTCGGAAAGGTAACTGGCGACAATCCTGCGAATGTACCTTGGAACGTGGAAATTATCAAGGGCGATCAGAATTTTGCTCCAATTCGCCGTATTGAAGGCGTTCTTGACGTCTAATGTCGCAATTAGGCAATACTCCTTGCTACCGTTTAGCCATCGAGTACCTTCAATTGCCTTCTGCGCAATGGTCTTGACTGCAGACACAGCATCTGTTGTTGAACGGGCTTTCCGGAATCCGAATTGTCGGGGTGATAGACCGCCTACATCCTCTATAGCAGCCTCCAGACGGACTGCAATCAGTCGTTCCAGGATTTTCCCTGCAGTGTCGAGCATGCACAGGGGGCGGTAGCCTGTAGGGTCTTCCGCAGGCTTGGATCCTTTTGGTATTAAAACCAGTTTCTGCAACTTCCACTGGGTTGGAAATGTACCTTCCTTTAAGCATGTATTGTagagatctacaaaaatgtcggtACGTCTTTGAATAGCAACTTTTAAGGCCTCGTTGGGGATTCCATCCGGTCCGggagctttattatttttaatccgTTTTATGATCATAAGGAGTTCTTCTTTGTTGGTTAGCTGCAAATTTTGGTCGCCTTCACAGGATCCTACCAATTCGTGATCTCGTACAGTGTCTTGGACGGGGAACAGAGTTTCTACTACATTACGCAGTGTAGTTGGGCATGTTGTTGGGAGTGGCTTAAAGACTTTGAGCTTTTTCATAACAAGCCTGTAACCGAGGCCCCAAGGGTCGTTATCGGCATCGTCGCATAGCTGCAGGAAACACCGGCGTTTGCTGTTTTTGATTGCCTTTTTTAGGGCCTTCCTTCTTTGCTTATATTGGAGCTGGTTTTCTTGAAAACTGTCCGTACCCCTAGATCGTTGgtagattcgccttgcttttaAACATTCGCTGCGCAGTTCTGCAATGTCCGCTGTCCACCAGTAGACAGGTTCGCTGTTGCGCTTATTGGGCCTCGTTTTGGACATGGCTGCGTCGCATGCCTCTGTTAGGTGTCTCatggtttgttttgttttctcagATGCATCCCCTCTGAGAGTTACATCTGCCAGCATGATTTCGATAATCTCAGCCTCCATTGATTTAACTTTGTACCGCGTGTCGTAGTTATTTGCGAACCTTTCTTCGCCGTGCTTCCTTATTTCACAGATTATTGCAAGGTGGTCGCTCCGAGTGTAATGCTGGCTGACGAACCATTTCGTGTCGCGAACAAGACTCGAACTCACGAAGGTAAGGTCGATTATAGACCCCGTTCCCGCCTTTTGATACGTCTGTTGCCTTCCTGTGTTCATCAAGGCTATATCTAGCATAGCGAATGCTTCCAGCAGGGCTTGCCCTCTAGGGCTTGTCCGTGGGCATCCCCAGTTAACAGCCCAAGCGTTGAAATCACCGGCTACGATGACAGGTCTATGCTCCTTTATATCCTGGGCGAGGTTCTCCAGGATGCCTGTTGCTTCCAGCAGAGTTAAGCTGGGTGGTAGATAACAGCTGTAAATGTGTGTGCCTTCAACGCGTGCACGTACGAATCCGCGGGCTGCATTCACGCTCATCAGTTGGGATCTATTTGCTCCACAGTTCCAAATCGTTGACTTGCCTGTTGTGTCAGAGGCCCAGCCGTTaccttttttgtgtttatagGGCTCACTAAGTATAGCAACATCTATTTTGTGTTCCCGTATAGTCTGCTCGAGTAGGTCCTGGGCGCTTTCACAGTGGCTAAGATTTAGTTGCAAGATCTTCATTTCTGCCGAATATCTTTAAGAACTCTCAGATATTGAGGGCACTTACTGCTGGTCATCGCATGCGCCGTATCACTTGCCTTTTCCTTCTTGCACATTATACAGCTTGCTGTTTGTGTGCAGTTTTTGGCTTGGTGGTCCTTATTGCCACATTTGAAGCAGGTGTTTGTAAGGTCAGCTGTGCTTTTACAGCTTACTGCCACATGCCCATATTCCATGCATTTAAAGCAtctctttggttcgttcttCTCCCGTATGCGACAAATTACGAGGCCTATACGGATTTTCTTAGCTTCCACCAGTTTGGTAGCGATTTCCGGTGTTACTTTTAGCGTCGCCGTTTGCGTTCCTCCGTAAGCTTTTCGCAGACCCAAAATGGCTGAGATAGGTATCTCCAGCTCTTGGAATTGTCTTGCTACCGCCTCGTGAACTTCTTCCTTTGTCGTGATTTCATCGAGGTCACGAATTTCCACCTGCCTCAGCTCTGTAAGTGCCCTGACGTCTACACTTTCTCCTAGAGCCGCCTTAACAGCTTCATGGACTCTCGAGGTATTTGGATCGGATGTTTTTTCCAGCAGAAGCAGTAACTCTCCTTTCGCAGTTTTTTTGACTCCTTGTATGTTGTTACTAAGCTCCTTAAGACTTGGCTCTGTCTTAACGCGCTTCAAAATTTCGGCATATGAGATGTTACCAGCGCTTTTGACCACGATAGCGTCCTTACGTGGTGGTCTTCTCCGTCTTCTACTGCTTTTGGCGTCGTTATTTTCTACTTCCTTAACGTCTCGTTTGAGAGTATtctgcgtagaacttctttgcTTCTTCTTAGCTTTAACCACCTCCCACTTTCctgttttttcttgttcattCGTTTCAACCAGCGTATTCTTTAGAACTTCGACACGGTTCGTTTTACTTCTTTTCGCTGAGCTTGCTGCAGCGTTATCTATTGCCCTCTTTGGCGTGCAATCTGTGGTACGCTTAATCAGTGGTGATGTTTGGGTACCTTTGTCTCGAAT
The sequence above is drawn from the Anastrepha obliqua isolate idAnaObli1 chromosome 4, idAnaObli1_1.0, whole genome shotgun sequence genome and encodes:
- the LOC129244384 gene encoding uncharacterized protein LOC129244384 gives rise to the protein MNTNKTNNSKQQTREEAEITAKTASQVHELILPTAIADGNNGCGEFLKNPFQRSSRLAHSPPDTGRTRSASPCMQHFGLLKAMTAEEIYQAIGDKVKELTYMMEPPKRNINQPMRDLIANITDLHKKLGRSILTPRNQAPRGANEAISAIRDKGTQTSPLIKRTTDCTPKRAIDNAAASSAKRSKTNRVEVLKNTLVETNEQEKTGKWEVVKAKKKQRSSTQNTLKRDVKEVENNDAKSSRRRRRPPRKDAIVVKSAGNISYAEILKRVKTEPSLKELSNNIQGVKKTAKGELLLLLEKTSDPNTSRVHEAVKAALGESVDVRALTELRQVEIRDLDEITTKEEVHEAVARQFQELEIPISAILGLRKAYGGTQTATLKVTPEIATKLVEAKKIRIGLVICRIREKNEPKRCFKCMEYGHVAVSCKSTADLTNTCFKCGNKDHQAKNCTQTASCIMCKKEKASDTAHAMTSSKCPQYLRVLKDIRQK